In Archocentrus centrarchus isolate MPI-CPG fArcCen1 chromosome 1, fArcCen1, whole genome shotgun sequence, the following proteins share a genomic window:
- the htt gene encoding huntingtin isoform X2, which translates to MATMEKLMKAFESLKSFQQQQGPPTAEELVQRQKKEQAATKKDRVTHCLTICENIVAQSLRTSPEFQKLLGIAMEMFLLCSDDSESDVRMVADECLNKIIKALMDSNLPRLQLELYKEIKKNGASRSLRAALWRFADLAHLIRPQKCRPYLVNLLPCLARITKRQEETVQETLATAMPKIMAALGHFANDGEIKVLLKSFVANLKSSSPTIRRTAASSAVSICQHSRRTSYFYTWLLNVLLGLLVPVDDEHPSHLILGVLLTLRYMMPLLQQHVNSTSLKGSFGVMRKEADVQPTPEQLLQVYELTLHYTQHWDHNVVTAALELLQQVFRTPPPELLHMLITAGSISHATVFRQDTENRSRSGSILELIGKMLSGEEDGLEDDPERTEVTTGAFTASVVGADSSSAAQVDIITEQPRSSQHALQPGDSVDLSTSSEQGGGGGGTSASGTPESPNDNEEEMLSRSSSGGANVTPETADYTTPENATPEGGLLGEGGTLLGTNDRSLPPSDSSQTTTEGPDSAVTPSDVAELVLDGSESQYSGMQIGTLQDEEDEGTAPSSQEEPPEPFLQSALALSKPHLFEGRGHNRQGSDSSVDRFVPKDEPAEPSEPDNKPSRIKGPIGHYTDQDMEPLVHCVRLLAASFLLTGQKNGLIPDKEVRVSVKALALSCVGAAAALHPEAFFNSLYLEPLDGIPVEEQQYISDVLGLVGHGDPQIRGATAILCAAIIQAALTKTRYNIHTWLASVQSATGNPLSLVDLVPLLQKTLKDESSVTCKMACSAVRHCIMTVCSSTLSELGLQLVIDLFALRDSSYWLVRTELLETLAELDFRLVNFLERKTETLHKGDHHYTGRLRLQDRVLNDVVIHLLGDDDPRVRHVAASAVSRLVPRLFYDCDQGQVDPVVAIARDQSSVYLQLLMHETQPPSQFTVSTITRTYRGYNLSNSVSDVTLENNLSRVVTAVSHALTSSTSRALTFGCCEALCLLASKFPVGSWSTGWHCGYVSSSSSFSSRSSLNRTRGRTLSLSQPSTAPASATTSSATDAERRTLTVGMVNIVLSLLSSAWFPLDLSAHQDALLLAGNLIAAVAPKCMRNPWAGEEEGSSGNTSGGPNKMEEPWAALSERSLVAMVEQLFSHLLKVLNICAHVLDDTPPGPAVKATLPSLSNTPSLSPIRRKGKEKDGAEPSAAPMSPKKGNEASTGRTTDSTGSTTVNKSTTLGNFYHLPPYLKLYDVLKATHANYKVTLDLHSSQEKFGSFLRATLDVLSQLLELATLHDIGKCVEEILGYLKSCFSREPTMATVCVQQLLKTLFGTNLASQYEGVLSGPSRSQGKALRLGSSSLRPGLYHYCFMAPYTHFTQALADASLRNMVQAEQEQDTSGWFDVMQKASNQLRSNITNAARHRGDKNAIHNHIRLFEPLVIKALKQYTTSTSVALQRQVLDLLAQLVQLRVNYCLLDSDQVFIGFVLKQFEYIEVGQFRDSEAIIPNIFFFLVLLSYERYHSKQIISIPKIIQLCDGIMASGRKAVTHAIPALQPIVHDLFVLRGSNKADAGKELDTQKEVVVSMLLRLVQYHQVLEMFILVLQQCHKENEDKWKRLSRQIADVILPMIAKQQMHLDSPEALGVLNTLFETVAPSSLRPVDMLLKSMFTIPATMTSVATVQLWVSGILAVLRVLVSQSTEDIVLSRVHELALSPNLLSCHTIRRLHQHSPSPNDPPGAGTVCKQEANGETQKALPEETFARFLLQLVGVLLDDISTRQVKVDITEQQHTFYCQQLGTLLMCLIHVFKSGMFRRITAAASRLLKGENGQAATEANLFYALEGLNGMVQCLITTHPSLVLLWCQVLLIINYTNYSWWAEVHQTPRRQSLSSTKLLSPHSSGEGEEDKPESQLVMVNRELVRRGALILFCDYVCQNLHDSEHLTWLIVNHVRDLINLSHEPPVQDFISAVHRNSAASGLFIQAIQSRCDNLTTPTMLKKTLQCLEGIHLSQSGSLLMLYVDKLLNTPFRVLARMVDTLACRRVEMLLAETLQNSIAQLPVEELDRIQEYLQSSGLAQRHQRFYSLLDRFRATVIDTSGPTPPVTSHPLDGDPPPAPEMIIADKEWYVALVKSQCCLRGDVSLLETTELLTKLPPADLFSVMSCKEFNLSLLCPCLSMGVQRLARGQGSLLLETALQVTLEQLAEVTGSLPAPHQSFLPPSQSQPYWDQLGDVYDELGFYPRVLSLCRALSQYLLSVSQLPSSLHIPSDKEHLITTFTCTATEVVVWRLLQDRLPLSVDLQWALSCLCLALQQPCVWNKLSTPEYTTHTCSLIYCLRLIIVAVAVSPGDQLLHPEKKMAKGEKDDGDQVDAAHADHMCEWQACEIMAELVESLQSILSLGHRRNSILPAFLTSTLRNIVISLSRLPLVNSYTRVPPLVWKLGWSPQPGGEFGTTLPEIPVDFLQEKDVFREFLYRINTLGWSSRTQFEETWATLLGVLVTQPITKDQEEDTQQEEDLERTQLNVLAVQAITSLVLSAMTLPTPGNPAVSCLEQQPRNKSLKALETRFGRKLAVIRGEVEREIQALVSKRDNIHTPHPYHAWDPVPSLSAASAAGTLISHEKLLLQINTEREMGNMDYKLGQVSIHSVWLGNNITPLREEEWGEDEEDEADTPAPTSPPISPINSRKHRAGVDIHSCSQFLLELYSQWLIPSSPSNRRTPTILISEVVRSLLAVSDLFTERNQFDMMFSTLMELQKLHPPEDEILNQYLVPAICKAAAVLGMDKVIAEPVCRLLETTLRSTHLPSRMGALHGVLYVLECDLLDDTAKQLIPTVSEYLLSNLKAVAHCVNLHNQQHVLVMCAVAFYMMENYPLDVGTEFMAGIIQLCGVMVSASEDSTPSIIYHCVLRGLERLLLSEQLSRVDGEALVKLSVDRVNMPSPHRAMAALGLMLTCMYTAVLTSGSDVTGVRGQVDSSSAVAEAVGVTAGHVGFSSGKEKASPASRPAHSDPQAPDSESIIVAMERVSVLFDRIRKGLPSEARVVSRILPQFLDDFFPPQDVMNKVIGEFLSNQQPYPQFMATVVYKVFQTLHATGQSSMVRDWVLLSLSNFTQRTPVAMAMWSLSCFFVSASTSQWISALLPHVISRMGSSEVVDVNLFCLVAMDFYRHQIDEELDRRAFQSVFETVASPGSPYYQLLGCLQSIHQDTSL; encoded by the exons ATGGCCACCATGGAGAAATTGATGAAGGCCTTTGAGTCTCTGAAGTcattccagcagcagcagggaccCCCGACCGCCGAGGAGCTTGTCCAGAGGCA AAAAAAGGAGCAAGCTGCCACAAAGAAGGACAGGGTGACCCACTGTCTGACAATATGTGAAAACATTGTGGCTCAGTCACTGAG AACATCTCCAGAGTTTCAGAAACTACTTGGCATCGCCATGGAGATGTTCCTGCTTTGCAGTGATGACAGCGAATCAGATGTTCGGATGGTAGCCGATGAGTGCCTGAACAAAATAATCAAA gCACTGATGGACTCAAATTTGCCTAGACTGCAGCTGGAATTGTACAAAGAAATCAAAAAG AACGGTGCCTCTCGGAGTCTGAGGGCAGCTTTATGGAGGTTTGCTGATCTTGCCCACCTCATCAGACCACAGAAATGCAG ACCTTATCTGGTCAACCTGTTGCCGTGCCTCGCCAGAATCACAAAGCGGCAGGAAGAGACTGTGCAGGAGACACTGGCTACAGCAATGCCCAAGATCATGGCAGCCTTGGGACACTTTGCCAATGATGGTGAAATTAAG GTGCTTCTGAAGTCATTTGTGGCCAatctgaagtccagctcccCGACCATTAGACGGACAGCAGCCAGTTCAGCCGTCAGTATTTGCCAGCACTCCAGACGCACCAGCTACTTCTACACCTGGCTCCTTAATGTGCTTCTGG GTCTGCTGGTCCCGGTGGATGATGAACACCCCAGCCACCTAATTCTGGGGGTGTTGTTAACCCTGCGTTACATGATgcctctgctgcagcagcatgtCAACTCTACTAGTCTCAAAGGAAGCTTTGGCGTCATGAGAAAAGAAGCTGATGTACAGCCGACACCTGAACAACTGCTGCAG GTGTATGAGCTGACCCTGCACTACACACAGCACTGGGATCACAATGTGGTCACAGCTGCTCTGGAACTGCTGCAGCAGGTGTTCAGGACTCCCCCGCCAGAGCTTCTGCACATGCTCATTACTGCCGGCAGCATTTCACATGCCACCGTTTTTCGCCAGGACACAGAGAACCGCTCACGTTCTGGCAGCATCCTCGAGCTCATTG GTAAAATGCTCTCTGGGGAGGAGGATGGGTTGGAGGATGACCCTGAGAGGACTGAGGTCACTACCGGTGCTTTCACAG CGTCAGTTGTTGGTGCAGACAGCTCCTCTGCGGCCCAGGTGGACATAATCACTGAGCAGCCTCGCTCCTCCCAGCATGCTCTGCAGCCTGGTGACTCTGTGGACCTCAGTACCTCCTCAGAGCAGGGCGGTGGCGGAGGTGGGACATCTGCATCAGGCACTCCAGAGTCGCCCAATGACAACGAAGAAGAAATGCTGAGTCGGAGCTCCAGCGGCGGGGCAAATGTCACCCCAGAGACGGCCGACTACACCACACCAGAGAATGCCACCCCAGAGGGAGGCCTTCTAGGAGAAGGCGGGACACTGCTAGGCACTAATGATCGCTCACTTCCACCCAGTGACTCCTCCCAAACCACCACGGAGGGACCAGACTCTGCTGTCACCCCTTCGGATGTAGCAGAACTG gtgcTGGATGGCAGTGAGAGTCAGTACTCTGGGATGCAAATTGGAACACTACaggatgaagaagatgaaggaaCAGCACCTTCCTCCCAAGAAGAACCCCCAGAACCATTCCTGCAGTCAGCACTTG CTCTTAGCAAGCCGCATCTCTTCGAAGGCCGTGGTCACAACCGGCAGGGTTCAGACAGCAGTGTGGACCGTTTCGTACCAAAGGATGAACCTGCTGAACCCTCCGAGCCTGATAATAAG CCATCACGTATAAAAGGTCCAATTGGACACTATACAGACCAGGATATGGAGCCTCTGGTGCACTGTGTACGGCTTCTTGCAGCTTCCTTCTTGCTAACAGGACAAAAAAATG GCTTGATTCCTGACAAAGAGGTGCGAGTGAGTGTGAAAGCCTTGGCCCTCAGTTGCGTTGGAGCAGCCGCAGCACTGCATCCTGAAGCCTTCTTTAACTCCCTCTACCTGGAGCCGCTGGACGGTATTCCAGTTGAAG AGCAGCAATACATTAGTGATGTCCTGGGCCTTGTTGGCCATGGAGACCCCCAGATTAGAGGAGCCACAGCTATCCTTTGTGCAGCCATCATACAGGCTGCGCTCACCAAAACGCGTTACAACATACACACTTGGCTGGCCAGTGTGCAGAGTGCAACAG GTAACCCACTGTCCCTGGTGGACTTGGTACCTTTGCTTCAGAAGACTTTGAAAGATGAATCCTCTGTCACCTGTAAGATGGCTTGCTCTGCAGTGAGG catTGCATCATGACGGTGTGCAGCAGTACCCTGAGTGAGCTTGGCCTGCAGTTGGTGATTGACCTTTTTGCTCTGAGGGATTCTTCCTATTGGCTCGTTCgcactgagctcctggaaacGCTGGCTGAATTGGACTTCCG ATTAGTTAATTTTTTGGAGAGGAAAACTGAGACTTTACATAAAGGAGATCATCACTATACTGGT CGGCTGCGGCTGCAAGACAGAGTGCTGAATGATGTGGTCATCCATTTGTTGGGAGATGATGATCCAAGAGTACGGCATGTGGCTGCCTCTGCTGTCAGCAG ACTGGTTCCCAGGTTGTTCTATGACTGTGACCAGGGCCAAGTGGACCCAGTGGTGGCAATTGCCCGAGACCAGAGTTCAGTCTATCTGCAGCTACTTATGCATGAGACACAACCCCCATCCCAGTTCACAGTTAGCACTATCACAAG GACATACCGAGGCTACAACCTGTCCAACAGTGTGTCAGATGTCACTTTGGAGAACAACTTGTCCAGAGTAGTTACTGCAGTCTCACATGCTTTGACCTCGTCTACCTCCAGAGCTCTGACT TTTGGCTGCTGTGAGGCCTTGTGCCTCCTAGCTTCAAAATTTCCAGTGGGCAGTTGGAGCACAGGCTGGCACTGTGGCTATGTAAGCTCTAGCAGCAGCTTTTCATCCCGCTCTAGTCTCAACCGCACCAGGGGCAGAACCCTCAG tttgtcacagccTAGCACTGCTCCAGCTTCTgcaaccacatcatctgcaacaGATGCTGAGCGGAGGACTCTGACTGTAGGAATGGTCAACATAGTGCTCTCCTTACTGTCTTCTGCCTGGTTTCCACTGGATCTCTCTGCACATCAAGATGCACTATTACTTGCCGGAAACCTCATAGCTG CTGTGGCTCCTAAATGCATGCGCAACCCCTGGGCTGGGGAGGAAGAAGGCAGCAGCGGGAACACAAGTGGAGGCCCAAATAAGATGGAGGAACCCTGGGCTGCACTTTCAGAACGCTCGCTAGTGGCCATGGTGGAGCAACTCTTTTCCCACCTGCTGAAGGTCCTTAACATCTGTGCCCATGTGTTAGATGATACACCACCAGGACCAGCAGTGAAG GCCactctcccctccctgagcaACACCCCCTCCCTCAGTCCCATTCGTAGGAAAGGGAAGGAGAAGGACGGTGCTGAGCCCAGTGCTGCCCCTATGAGCCCAAAGAAAGGCAATGAGGCCAGCACAG GCAGGACAACAGACAGTACAGGATCAACAACTGTAAACAAATCTACCACCCTTGGCAACTTCTATCACCTGCCACCCTACCTCAAGCTCTATGATGTGCTCAAAGCTACCCATGCCAACTATAAG GTTACATTGGACCTTCACAGTAGCCAAGAAAAATTTGGAAGTTTCCTGCGCGCTACGTTAGATGTTCTATCTCAGCTGCTGGAGCTGGCTACACTACATGACATCGGGAAG tgtgtggAGGAAATTTTGGGCTACCTCAAGTCCTGCTTCTCCAGAGAACCAACAATGGCCACCGTTTGTGTACAGCAG CTGTTGAAGACGCTGTTTGGGACCAACCTGGCCTCCCAGTATGAGGGTGTCTTGAGTGGACCCAGCCGCTCCCAGGGCAAAGCGCTCCGTCTTGGCTCTTCCAGCCTCCGACCGGGGCTCTATCACTACTGTTTCATGGCTCCATATACACACTTCACCCAGGCTCTTGCTGATGCAAGTCTCCGTAACATGGTGCAGGCTGAACAGGAGCAGGATACCTCTGG aTGGTTTGATGTGATGCAAAAAGCATCCAATCAGCTGAGGTCCAACATCACAAATGCAGCACGCCACAGAGGAGACAAG AATGCCATTCACAACCATATTCGACTGTTTGAGCCGTTGGTGATCAAAGCTTTGAAGCAGTACACCACCAGCACATCTGTGGCGTTGCAAAGACAAGTACTGGATCTGCTCGCTCAGCTTGTGCAGCTCAGAGTCAATTACTGCCTGCTAGACTCAGACCAg gtgtttaTAGGCTTTGTCCTAAAACAGTTTGAATATATTGAAGTGGGGCAGTTCAG AGATTCAGAGGCCATCATTCCCAACATCTTTTTCTTCCTggtgctgctttcttatgagcgCTACCACTCCAAGCAGATTATCAGCATCCCCAAGATCATCCAGCTGTGTGATGGCATTATGGCAAGTGGCAGGAAAGCTGTCACACATG CCATCCCAGCCTTGCAGCCTATAGTTCATGACCTGTTTGTCTTGAGGGGCTCAAACAAAGCAGATGCAGGCAAGGAGCTGGATACACAGAAAGAAGTCGTGGTCTCTATGCTGCTCAGGCTCGTGCAGTACCATCAG GTGTTGGAGATGTTCATTCTTGTACTGCAGCAGTGCCACAAAGAGAATGAAGACAAGTGGAAGAGATTGTCCAGACAGATTGCAGATGTCATACTTCCCATGATTGCCAAGCAGCAG ATGCATCTGGACTCGCCGGAGGCATTAGGAGTGTTAAACACTCTGTTTGAGACAGTTGCACCGTCCTCCCTCAGACCTGTTGACATGCTGCTCAAGAGTATGTTCACCATCCCAGCCACCATG ACATCTGTAGCTACAGTCCAGCTGTGGGTATCTGGTATCCTGGCAGTGCTTAGGGTACTGGTCTCCCAGTCCACTGAGGACATTGTGCTTTCCCGGGTCCATGAGCTGGCACTCTCTCCAAACCTCCTCTCTTGCCACACTATCCGGCGCCTGCACCAGCATAGCCCCTCTCCAAATGACCCCCCTGGTGCTGGCACAGTCTGTAAACAGGAAGCTAATGGTGAAACGCAAAAGGCTCTACCTGAGGAAACATTTGCTAG GTTCCTTCTCCAGCTTGTTGGTGTGTTGCTGGATGACATTTCCACGAGGCAGGTTAAAGTGGACATAACTGAGCAGCAACACACCTTCTACTGCCAGCAGCTCGGCACGCTGCTCATGTGTCTCATACATGTCTTCAAAAGCG GAATGTTTCGCAGGATCACAGCTGCAGCCAGCCGTCTCCTCAAGGGTGAGAATGGACAGGCAGCCACTGAGGCCAACCTTTTCTATGCCTTAGAAGGTCTGAATGGCATGGTACAATGCCTGATCACCACCCATCCATCCCTGGTGCTTCTCTGGTGCCAGGTTCTCCTCATCATTAACTACACCAACTACTCCTGGTGGGCTGAGGTTCATCAGACACCCAG ACGACAAAGTCTGTCATCCACGAAGCTGCTGAGCCCTCACTCCTCAGGGGAAGGTGAAGAGGACAAGCCTGAGTCCCAGTTAGTAATGGTTAACAGAGAGCTTGTACGCAGGGGAGCCCTAATCCTCTTCTGTGACTATGTG TGTCAGAACCTCCATGACTCAGAGCATCTAACCTGGCTGATTGTCAACCATGTTCGTGACCTCATCAACCTTTCCCATGAGCCCCCAGTGCAGGATTTTATCAGTGCTGTCCACCGCAACTCAGCAGCCAGTGGCCTCTTCATCCAGGCCATCCAGTCCCGCTGTGATAACCTCACTACT CCTACCATGTTGAAAAAGACTTTACAGTGTTTGGAAGGCATCCACCTTAGTCAGTCTGGGTCTCTACTAATGCTGTATGTTGACAAGCTGCTTAATACACCCTTCCGAGTTTTGGCTCGCATGGTGGACACACTGGCATGCCGCAGGGTAGAGATGTTGCTGGCTGAGACGTTACAG AACAGCATAGCCCAGCTTCCTGTGGAGGAACTGGACAGGATCCAAGAATATCTCCAGAGCAGTGGTTTAGCTCAGAG GCATCAGAGGTTCTACTCCCTGTTGGACAGGTTCAGAGCCACTGTTATTGACACTAGCGGTCCCACCCCTCCAGTGACATCACACCCGTTAGATGGGGATCCACCCCCCGCTCCGGAGATGATCATTGCAGACAAG GAGTGGTATGTGGCTCTGGTGAAGTCTCAGTGCTGTCTTCGTGGAGATGTTTCCCTTTTGGAGACGACAGAACTTCTTACCAAACTACCTCCTGCTGATCTTTTCAGTGTCATGAGCTGCAAG GAGTTCAATCTAAGCCTGTTGTGTCCATGCCTGAGTATGGGCGTGCAGCGGTTAGCACGGGGTCAGGGGTCACTTTTGTTGGAGACAGCCTTGCAGGTGACCCTTGAGCAACTAGCAGAGGTCACGGGGTCACTTCCTGCCCCACACCAGTCCTTCCTGCCACCATCCCAATCCCAGCCCTATTGGGACCAGCTGGGTGACGTGTATG ATGAACTTGGATTCTACCCCAGAGTTTTGTCACTCTGTAGAGCACTGTCCCAGTACCTGCTGAGTGTGAGCCAGCTCCCTTCTTCACTGCATATTCCCTCAGACAAGGAGCACCTCATCACCACTTTCACCTGCACTGCCACTGAG GTTGTAGTGTGGCGTCTGCTCCAAGACCGGCTACCCCTGAGTGTGGACTTGCAGTGGGCTCTTTCCTGCCTGTGTCTGGCGCTGCAGCAGCCTTGTGTCTGGAACAAGCTCTCCACCCCAGAGTACACCACGCATACCTGCTCCCTCATTTACTGCCTTCGACTTATTATTGTTGCAG TGGCTGTGAGTCCTGGTGACCAGCTGCTGCATCCAGAGAAGAAAATggcaaaaggagaaaaagatgaTGGAGATCAAGTAGATGCAGCGCACGCTGACC ACATGTGTGAGTGGCAAGCATGTGAGATCATGGCTGAGCTGGTGGAGAGCCTGCAGAGCATCCTTTCCCTTGGTCATCGTAGAAACTCTATATTACCCGCTTTTCTCACATCAACGTTGCGCAACATTGTTATCAGTCTGTCTCGGCTCCCTCTGGTCAACAGCTACACCCGAGTACCTCCACTG GTTTGGAAACTGGGCTGGTCCCCTCAACCAGGAGGAGAGTTTGGCACAACGCTGCCTGAGATCCCCGTGGACTTCCTTCAGGAAAAGGATGTCTTCAGAGAGTTTCTTTACCGCATCAATACACTGG GCTGGAGCAGCAGGACTCAATTTGAAGAGACGTGGGCCACTCTACTAGGGGTGCTGGTCACCCAACCCATCACTAAAGACCAGGAGGAGGACACGCAGCAGGAG GAGGACTTGGAGCGTACCCAGTTGAATGTGTTAGCAGTGCAGGCCATCACCAGCCTGGTGCTGAGTGCCATGACCCTTCCCACTCCTGGCAATCCTGCAGTCAGCTGTCTGGAACAGCAGCCTCGCAACAAGAGCCTCAAAGCCCTGGAAACACG GTTTGGAAGAAAACTTGCAGTGATAAGAGGTGAGGTGGAGAGAGAGATTCAGGCTCTTGTGTCAAAAAGGGACAACATCCATACACCCCACCCCTACCATGCCTGGGATCCTGTGCCCTCACTATCAGCAGCTTCTGCAG CAGGTACGCTGATCAGCCATGAGAAACTGTTGCTTCAGAtcaacacagagagggagatggGCAACATGGACTACAAACTGGGGCAG GTCTCCATCCATTCAGTGTGGTTGGGTAACAACATCACACCTCTGAGGGAGGAAGAGTGGGGTGAGGATGAAGAAGATGAGGCAGACACTCCAGCGCCCACCTCCCCACCTATATCTCCTATAAACTCTAG GAAGCACCGTGCAGGCGTGGATATTCATTCATGTTCTCAGTTTCTCCTGGAGCTCTACAGCCAGTGGCTGATCCCTAGCTCTCCAAGTAACAGGAGGACCCCGACCATTCTCATCAGTGAAGTGGTCCGATCG CTGCTGGCGGTGTCGGACCTGTTCACAGAAAGGAACCAGTTTGACATGATGTTCTCCACCCTGATGGAACTGCAGAAGCTCCATCCACCAGAGGATGAGATCCTGAATCAATACCTTGTGCCAGCCATCTGCAAGGCTGCAGCTGTTCTGGGCATG GATAAGGTAATAGCCGAGCCTGTGTGCCGCCTTTTGGAGACAACCCTGCGGAGCACTCACCTTCCCAGCCGTATGGGAGCCCTGCATGGGGTGCTGTATGTGCTGGAGTGTGACCTGCTGGATGACACAGCTAAACAGCTCATCCCCACAGTCTCTGAGTACCTTCTATCCAACCTCAAGGCTGTTGCTCA CTGTGTGAATCTGCATAACCAGCAGCATGTGTTGGTGATGTGCGCAGTGGCTTTCTACATGATGGAGAACTACCCTCTAGATGTAGGAACTGAATTTATGGCTGGAATTATACag TTATGTGGTGTGATGGTGTCGGCCAGCGAAGACTCCACTCCCTCCATCATCTATCACTGCGTGCTTCGTGGGCTGGAGCGCCTCCTTCTGTCAGAGCAGTTGTCACGAGTGGACGGAGAAGCGCTGGTCAAACTCAGTGTGGACAGAGTCAACATGCCGTCACCACACAGAGCCATGGCTGCCCTGGGCCTCATGCTGACCTGCATGTACACTG CGGTGCTTACGTCGGGTTCAGACGTGACAGGGGTTAGAGGTCAGGTTGACTCTAGCTCAGCTGTAGCGGAGGCAGTGGGCGTCACAGCGGGTCATGTTGGTTTCTCTTCAGGCAAGGAGAAAGCCAGCCCTGCCAGCCGCCCCGCCCACTCTGACCCTCAAGCGCCAGACAGCGAGTCAATCATTGTTGCCATGGAGAGGGTCTCTGTGCTCTTCGACAG AATTAGGAAGGGTTTACCCAGTGAGGCTCGTGTGGTGTCCAGGATCCTGCCCCAGTTTCTGGATGACTTCTTTCCGCCACAGGACGTCATGAACAAGGTCATCGGAGAATTCCTGTCTAATCAGCAGCCTTACCCACAATTCATGGCGACGGTCGTTTATAAG GTTTTCCAGACACTCCATGCTACAGGCCAGTCCTCTATGGTGCGAGACTGGGTGCTGCTGTCGTTGTCCAACTTCACTCAGAGGACACCAGTGGCCATGGCCATGTGGAGCCTCTCCTGCTTTTTTGTGTCTGCTTCCACCTCCCAGTGGATCTCAGCACT ACTGCCACACGTGATCAGCCGAATGGGCTCCAGTGAAGTGGTGGATGTTAACCTGTTCTGCCTGGTGGCCATGGATTTCTACCGGCATCAGATTGATGAGGAGCTGGACCGCAGAGCTTTCCAGTCGGTATTTGAGACTGTGGCCTCGCCAGGCAGCCCTTATTACCAGCTGCTGGGCTGTTTGCAGTCAATCCATCAGGATACATCACTCTGA